A single window of Halosolutus gelatinilyticus DNA harbors:
- a CDS encoding protein sorting system archaetidylserine decarboxylase: MNFAPGAWKYAVVPLLVAPFALIISATAGLVTAAIGVAALAFFRDPDRTPPPTGVVAPCDGNVSVIREEGDRVRLGIFMNVWHVHVVRAPVDATVTDVEHVSGANKPAFSKESDRNERVHVRVVTEDGELPSGDGSSDEGALADEGGLVGDGPAGDDRPLDGESTPADAAVPPNDATITLIAGAFARRIHPYVEADERLDRGQRLGHIAFGSRVDVLFPPPIEIDDLAVELGDSTTAGETVVLEAADSALEVDLGVEEPGRDAESDSSDAA; encoded by the coding sequence ATGAACTTCGCGCCGGGGGCCTGGAAGTACGCCGTCGTCCCCCTGCTCGTCGCGCCCTTCGCGCTGATCATCAGCGCCACCGCCGGGCTCGTCACGGCCGCGATCGGCGTCGCCGCGCTCGCCTTCTTCCGCGACCCCGATCGGACGCCGCCGCCGACGGGCGTCGTCGCGCCCTGCGACGGAAACGTTTCCGTCATCCGCGAGGAAGGCGATCGGGTCCGCCTGGGGATCTTCATGAACGTCTGGCACGTCCACGTCGTCCGCGCGCCGGTCGACGCGACCGTGACCGACGTCGAGCACGTGTCCGGGGCGAACAAGCCCGCGTTTTCGAAGGAGTCCGATCGGAACGAGCGGGTCCACGTTCGCGTCGTGACCGAGGACGGCGAGCTTCCGTCCGGTGACGGCTCGAGCGACGAGGGCGCCCTCGCCGACGAAGGCGGCCTCGTCGGGGACGGGCCGGCCGGCGACGATCGCCCCCTCGACGGGGAGTCGACCCCGGCCGACGCCGCGGTCCCGCCCAACGACGCCACGATCACGCTGATCGCCGGCGCCTTCGCCCGGCGCATCCACCCCTACGTCGAGGCTGACGAGCGGCTCGATCGCGGTCAGCGCCTCGGTCACATCGCCTTCGGAAGCCGCGTCGACGTGCTCTTCCCGCCGCCGATCGAAATCGACGACCTCGCCGTCGAGCTCGGCGACTCGACGACGGCCGGCGAGACGGTCGTGCTGGAGGCGGCGGACTCGGCGCTCGAGGTCGATCTCGGCGTCGAGGAACCGGGACGCGACGCGGAGTCCGATAGCAGCGACGCGGCGTAG
- a CDS encoding response regulator has translation MTRRVLIAEDDAPILEILRYKLDTEGFDVVAAEDGDECWEHLQSTDEPPEALLLDIMMPGLDGFTVLKRLRNDERYADIVVIMVTGRGLEEDVLRGFELGADDYVMKPFNPSEIVVRLERLLR, from the coding sequence ATGACACGTCGAGTCCTGATCGCCGAAGACGACGCGCCGATCCTGGAAATACTCCGGTACAAGCTCGATACCGAGGGCTTCGACGTCGTGGCCGCCGAAGACGGCGACGAGTGCTGGGAGCACCTCCAGTCGACCGACGAGCCTCCCGAGGCGCTCTTGCTCGACATCATGATGCCGGGACTGGACGGGTTCACGGTTCTCAAGCGGCTTCGCAACGACGAGCGGTACGCCGACATCGTGGTGATCATGGTTACGGGCCGCGGCCTCGAGGAGGACGTCCTCCGCGGATTCGAACTCGGGGCCGACGATTACGTGATGAAACCGTTCAACCCGTCGGAGATCGTCGTCCGCCTCGAACGCCTGCTTCGATAA